One genomic window of Micropterus dolomieu isolate WLL.071019.BEF.003 ecotype Adirondacks linkage group LG14, ASM2129224v1, whole genome shotgun sequence includes the following:
- the LOC123983184 gene encoding ankyrin repeat and fibronectin type-III domain-containing protein 1 isoform X5 encodes MTQPMRGDQAHQAAPTRKSASLSSPSAARRLYRNLSGKFRVGTNPPALEDSVVSGRGGEKERLRKTTIFQSNEALFEAVEHQELDLVQLLLSQYSLEELDLNTPNSEGLLPLDIAVMTNNVPMAKLLLRAGAKESPHFVSLEGRAVHLATLVQEAEQRVSELQAQVGSDGPGEREGSDRERQLKAWEWRLRLFRRMQTGFEHANPPDAPSVARLSVSSSTSLRVDFQEPLCVNSAVVTKYKVSWSSAPSFSPLLGEMVVEDATLLQCNITGLTSGTYYYVQVSAYNMKGWGPPLVSTPACAAPSSWRDIDGRAPRQRGQKEALDQLLGQIKEAHRHCVCHEQCKAPPQGRKHSVSKSLRHLFQPTSKFVKSLKRGLYLTSIFYRDDSVLVTPEDQIPIVEVEDSYSSSLMQDFLWFTKVSYLWEEIPWLQQCLSPSQSSCSCTLQTRLKMLQAVSQLQGMLGTQDLGQVYFEPIKDKHGNALLVLLKDMNACPNLDGVRWTQLCKLQLQRKSISSPDEPTALDVLLITLHEKLAYHRRSRKTLSPGLYLGYLKLCTSVEQIRVLVPQKLPNILCHTKIRDNSNVSREEWQWLQALSSLEESLEMDHEVQSAPHRLLQDLRSAIKDLMAHINVPGNQAQDFRIYSQEVLEFGEKVSFLLLLPPSDEVCTAPGQNNPYSPRSGFHTLPLQIFELVHFNAYCPSFIGQYCRVSALLELESLMSQQALREAFSEAELLSAKKKHQQVQEHIQQMEEVWRDARWIMDALQYARYKQPTGGLFISWIIDFSTEVMPDKPPSTSSQPDFMPSPMPSPEPCRKHSDFAGLSDEEGSSEVFLTTDSDYDSSRAQSPRELDLLPPSPLSSSVPLEPRGFLRSDGSGSGGGMCGGGRGGGALRDSTPDVLQASEHQHGREGERCGGGRGVRCGGERRRGAPELFDSDFILPSRQIELLHITEKRQAFCVRTSSLEFPSTTSAHHRPYCCHTNCPSPSTSPQRRWHRPSSVERCCTAERCLPPLPPARTLSEDSGTQRLSSPSPAALRKGCHATLRVYPQYRTGLPKETSVKLCVTPGTSAREMVQLVVQEMNVVSRRMLGSSGGGSEQEQCVYYSPEQLMHFGLVLVVDNREKWLQDDFCPLELQNPWLRGKLCVRIKEYSPLALTHSRATTV; translated from the exons ATGACGCAGCCCATGAGGGGGGACCAGGCCCACCAGGCGGCCCCAACCCGCAAGTCGGccagcctgtcctcaccaaGCGCGGCTCGCCGCCTGTACCGCAACTTGTCTGGAAAGTTCCGTGTGGGCACAAACCCCCCTGCCCTGGAGGACAGTGTGGTGTCAGGACGGGGAGGAGAAAAGGAGCGGCTGCGCAAAACCACCATA TTCCAGAGTAATGAAGCTTTGTTTGAGGCAGTGGAGCACCAGGAGTTGGACTTGGTACAGCTGCTTCTGTCCCAGTACAGTCTGGAGGAGCTGGACCTCAACACCCCAAACAGTGAGGGCCTCCTGCCCCTCGATATCGCTGTCATGACCAACAACGTGCCCATGGCCAAGCTGCTTCTGCGGGCTGGTGCCAAGGAGAGCCCCCACT TTGTGAGTCTAGAGGGCCGAGCAGTGCATTTGGCCACCTTGGTGCAGGAGGCTGAGCAGCGGGTGTCGGAGCTTCAGGCCCAGGTTGGAAGCGATGGTCCTGGTGAGCGGGAGGGATCTGACCGGGAGAGGCAGCTAAAGGCCTGGGAGTGGAGGCTCCGGCTCTTCCGACGCATGCAGACGGGCTTCGAGCATGCTA ACCCTCCAGACGCTCCCAGTGTAGCTCGCctgtctgtcagcagcagcaccagtctAAGGGTGGACTTCCAAGAACCTCTCTGCGTCAACTCTGCTGTGGTTACCAAGTACAAAG TGAGTTGGAGCAGTGCTCCTTCATTCAGTCCTTTGCTGGGTGAGATGGTGGTGGAGGATGCCACTCTGCTACAGTGCAACATCACTGGACTCACTTCT GGGACTTATTACTATGTCCAAGTGTCGGCCTACAACATGAAGGGCTGGGGGCCTCCACTAGTTTCGACCCCTGCCTGCGCTGCACCTTCCA GTTGGAGGGATATCGATGGCCGTGCTCCACGTCAGAGAGGCCAGAAGGAGGCACTAGACCAGCTACTTGGGCAGATAAAAGAAGCTCACCGCCACTGTGTCTGCCATG AACAGTGCAAAGCTCCACCACAAGGGAGGAAGCACTCAGTATCCAAAAGCCTGCGCCACCTCTTCCAACCCACCAGCAAATTTGTTAAAAGCTTGAAAAG AGGTCTCTATCTGACATCCATATTCTACAGAGATGACAGTGTCTTGGTGACGCCAGAGGATCAGATTCCTATTGTGGAGGTTGAAGATTCCTACTCCAGCTCGCTCATGCAGGACTTCCTCTGGTTTACCaag GTATCATATCTATGGGAGGAGATTCCCTGGCTGCAGCAGTGTCTCAGTCCTTCCCAGTCGTCCTGTTCCTGTACTCTGCAGACACGCCTCAAGATGCTGCAGGCTGTCTCCCAGCTACAG GGAATGCTGGGGACCCAAGACCTTGGTCAGGTGTATTTTGAGCCAATCAAAGACAAGCATGGTAATGCCCTGCTGGTGCTCCTGAAGGACATGAATGCCTGTCCCAACCTGGATGGGGTTCGCTGGACGCAGCTTTGCAAACTCCAGCTCCAACGCAAGTCCATCTCGTCCCCCGATGAGCCCACTGCCTTGGACGTGCTTCTCATCACACTCCAT GAGAAGCTGGCGTATCACAGGCGGAGCAGGAAGACCTTGTCTCCAGGCTTATACCTGGGCTACCTGAAGCTGTGTACATCAGTGGAGCAGATCAGAGTGCTGGTGCCCCAAAAACTCCCCAACATCCTCTGTCACACAAAAATTCGGGACAACAGCAATGTGTCCAG AGAGGAGTGGCAGTGGCTGCAAGCTCTCAGCTCTCTGGAGGAGTCCTTGGAAATGGACCATGAAGTACAGAGTGCTCCACATCGCCTCCTACAGGACCTGCGCAGCGCCATCAAGGACCTGATGGCACACATTAATGTCCCTGGCAATCAG gCACAGGACTTTCGTATTTACAGCCAGGAAGTGCTGGAGTTCGGAGAGAAAGTAtccttcctgctcctcctgccaCCTTCAGATGAAGTGTGCACAGCTCCTGGTCAGAATAACCCATACTCCCCCCGCTCTGGCTTCCACACCTTGCCCCTGCAGATCTTTGAACTGG TCCACTTTAATGCCTATTGCCCGAGTTTCATTGGCCAGTACTGCAGAGTATCAGCTTTGCTGGAGCTGGAGTCCCTCATGTCCCAACAGGCACTGAGGGAGGCCTTCTCTGAGGCTGAACTCCTTTCTGCTAAGAAGAAACACCAGCAGGTCCAGGAACACATACAG CAAATGGAGGAAGTGTGGCGTGATGCGAGGTGGATCATGGACGCCTTGCAGTATGCCCGCTACAAGCAGCCAACGGGAGGCCTCTTTATAAGCTGGATAATTGACTTCTCCACTGAAGTGATGCCCGACAAgcctccctccacctcctctcagcCAGACTTCATGCCCTCTCCCATGCCTTCACCTGAACCCTGCCGCAAACACTCAG ATTTTGCTGGACTATCAGACGAGGAGGGGTCATCTGAGGTCTTCCTCACCACCGACAGTGACTACGACTCCAGCCGTGCCCAGAGTCCCCGTGAGCTGGACCTGTTGCCCCCGTCGCCGCTCTCATCCTCTGTGCCGCTAGAGCCCCGTGGTTTCCTACGTAGTGACGGGAGCGGCTCAGGAGGAGGGATGTGTGGGGGTGGACGCGGAGGGGGAGCGCTAAGGGATTCCACGCCAGATGTCCTCCAGGCGTCAGAGCATCAGCACGGAAGGGAAGGCGAGCGGTGTGGCGGAGGCAGAGGAGTTCGGTGCGGAGGGGAAAGGCGAAGGGGTGCCCCGGAGCTGTTTGACAGTGATTTCATCCTGCCCAGCAGGCAGATCGAGCTGCTGCACATCACAGAGAAGAGACAGGCCTTCTGCGTGAGAACCAGTAGCCTGGAGTTCCCTTCCACCACCTCAGCCCACCACCGGCCTTACTGCTGCCACACAAATTGCCCCTCGCCCTCCACCTCGCCCCAGCGCAGATGGCACAGGCCTTCATCAGTGGAGCGCTGTTGCACAGCTGAACGCTGCCTACCGCCACTTCCACCAGCGCGTACGTTATCGGAGGACAGCGGCACACAGAGACTCTCCTCACCATCGCCTGCTGCCCTCAGGAAAGGCTGTCATGCCACACTCAGAGTGTACCCACAGTACCGCACAGGGCTGCCAAAGGAGACCAGTGTCAAG CTTTGTGTGACTCCAGGAACATCAGCGCGGGAGATGGTCCAGCTGGTGGTGCAGGAGATGAACGTAGTGTCTCGGCGCATGCTCGGCAGCAGCGGGGGCGGCAGTGAACAGGAGCAGTGTGTGTACTACAGTCCTGAACAGTTGATGCACTTTGGCCTTGTGCTGGTTGTGGACAATAGAGAAAAGTGGCTTCAGGATGATTTCTGTCCCCTGGAGCTCCAGAACCCCTGGCTGAGGGGCAAACTATGCGTTCGCATTAAGGAGTATTCGCCACTAGCGCTCACACACAGCCGGGCCACCACGGTGTGA
- the LOC123983184 gene encoding ankyrin repeat and fibronectin type-III domain-containing protein 1 isoform X4 gives MGLSLGSADRKENQHKKSESGISKFTHRLSLKERVVKAEKTSSDRPASYRRRSLSVDWADTAKMTQPMRGDQAHQAAPTRKSASLSSPSAARRLYRNLSGKFRVGTNPPALEDSVVSGRGGEKERLRKTTIFQSNEALFEAVEHQELDLVQLLLSQYSLEELDLNTPNSEGLLPLDIAVMTNNVPMAKLLLRAGAKESPHFVSLEGRAVHLATLVQEAEQRVSELQAQVGSDGPGEREGSDRERQLKAWEWRLRLFRRMQTGFEHANPPDAPSVARLSVSSSTSLRVDFQEPLCVNSAVVTKYKVSWSSAPSFSPLLGEMVVEDATLLQCNITGLTSGTYYYVQVSAYNMKGWGPPLVSTPACAAPSSWRDIDGRAPRQRGQKEALDQLLGQIKEAHRHCVCHEQCKAPPQGRKHSVSKSLRHLFQPTSKFVKSLKRGLYLTSIFYRDDSVLVTPEDQIPIVEVEDSYSSSLMQDFLWFTKVSYLWEEIPWLQQCLSPSQSSCSCTLQTRLKMLQAVSQLQGMLGTQDLGQVYFEPIKDKHGNALLVLLKDMNACPNLDGVRWTQLCKLQLQRKSISSPDEPTALDVLLITLHEKLAYHRRSRKTLSPGLYLGYLKLCTSVEQIRVLVPQKLPNILCHTKIRDNSNVSREEWQWLQALSSLEESLEMDHEVQSAPHRLLQDLRSAIKDLMAHINVPGNQAQDFRIYSQEVLEFGEKVSFLLLLPPSDEVCTAPGQNNPYSPRSGFHTLPLQIFELVHFNAYCPSFIGQYCRVSALLELESLMSQQALREAFSEAELLSAKKKHQQVQEHIQQMEEVWRDARWIMDALQYARYKQPTGGLFISWIIDFSTEVMPDKPPSTSSQPDFMPSPMPSPEPCRKHSDFAGLSDEEGSSEVFLTTDSDYDSSRAQSPRELDLLPPSPLSSSVPLEPRGFLRSDGSGSGGGMCGGGRGGGALRDSTPDVLQASEHQHGREGERCGGGRGVRCGGERRRGAPELFDSDFILPSRQIELLHITEKRQAFCVRTSSLEFPSTTSAHHRPYCCHTNCPSPSTSPQRRWHRPSSVERCCTAERCLPPLPPARTLSEDSGTQRLSSPSPAALRKGCHATLRVYPQYRTGLPKETSVKLCVTPGTSAREMVQLVVQEMNVVSRRMLGSSGGGSEQEQCVYYSPEQLMHFGLVLVVDNREKWLQDDFCPLELQNPWLRGKLCVRIKEYSPLALTHSRATTV, from the exons GGCTGACACTGCCAAGATGACGCAGCCCATGAGGGGGGACCAGGCCCACCAGGCGGCCCCAACCCGCAAGTCGGccagcctgtcctcaccaaGCGCGGCTCGCCGCCTGTACCGCAACTTGTCTGGAAAGTTCCGTGTGGGCACAAACCCCCCTGCCCTGGAGGACAGTGTGGTGTCAGGACGGGGAGGAGAAAAGGAGCGGCTGCGCAAAACCACCATA TTCCAGAGTAATGAAGCTTTGTTTGAGGCAGTGGAGCACCAGGAGTTGGACTTGGTACAGCTGCTTCTGTCCCAGTACAGTCTGGAGGAGCTGGACCTCAACACCCCAAACAGTGAGGGCCTCCTGCCCCTCGATATCGCTGTCATGACCAACAACGTGCCCATGGCCAAGCTGCTTCTGCGGGCTGGTGCCAAGGAGAGCCCCCACT TTGTGAGTCTAGAGGGCCGAGCAGTGCATTTGGCCACCTTGGTGCAGGAGGCTGAGCAGCGGGTGTCGGAGCTTCAGGCCCAGGTTGGAAGCGATGGTCCTGGTGAGCGGGAGGGATCTGACCGGGAGAGGCAGCTAAAGGCCTGGGAGTGGAGGCTCCGGCTCTTCCGACGCATGCAGACGGGCTTCGAGCATGCTA ACCCTCCAGACGCTCCCAGTGTAGCTCGCctgtctgtcagcagcagcaccagtctAAGGGTGGACTTCCAAGAACCTCTCTGCGTCAACTCTGCTGTGGTTACCAAGTACAAAG TGAGTTGGAGCAGTGCTCCTTCATTCAGTCCTTTGCTGGGTGAGATGGTGGTGGAGGATGCCACTCTGCTACAGTGCAACATCACTGGACTCACTTCT GGGACTTATTACTATGTCCAAGTGTCGGCCTACAACATGAAGGGCTGGGGGCCTCCACTAGTTTCGACCCCTGCCTGCGCTGCACCTTCCA GTTGGAGGGATATCGATGGCCGTGCTCCACGTCAGAGAGGCCAGAAGGAGGCACTAGACCAGCTACTTGGGCAGATAAAAGAAGCTCACCGCCACTGTGTCTGCCATG AACAGTGCAAAGCTCCACCACAAGGGAGGAAGCACTCAGTATCCAAAAGCCTGCGCCACCTCTTCCAACCCACCAGCAAATTTGTTAAAAGCTTGAAAAG AGGTCTCTATCTGACATCCATATTCTACAGAGATGACAGTGTCTTGGTGACGCCAGAGGATCAGATTCCTATTGTGGAGGTTGAAGATTCCTACTCCAGCTCGCTCATGCAGGACTTCCTCTGGTTTACCaag GTATCATATCTATGGGAGGAGATTCCCTGGCTGCAGCAGTGTCTCAGTCCTTCCCAGTCGTCCTGTTCCTGTACTCTGCAGACACGCCTCAAGATGCTGCAGGCTGTCTCCCAGCTACAG GGAATGCTGGGGACCCAAGACCTTGGTCAGGTGTATTTTGAGCCAATCAAAGACAAGCATGGTAATGCCCTGCTGGTGCTCCTGAAGGACATGAATGCCTGTCCCAACCTGGATGGGGTTCGCTGGACGCAGCTTTGCAAACTCCAGCTCCAACGCAAGTCCATCTCGTCCCCCGATGAGCCCACTGCCTTGGACGTGCTTCTCATCACACTCCAT GAGAAGCTGGCGTATCACAGGCGGAGCAGGAAGACCTTGTCTCCAGGCTTATACCTGGGCTACCTGAAGCTGTGTACATCAGTGGAGCAGATCAGAGTGCTGGTGCCCCAAAAACTCCCCAACATCCTCTGTCACACAAAAATTCGGGACAACAGCAATGTGTCCAG AGAGGAGTGGCAGTGGCTGCAAGCTCTCAGCTCTCTGGAGGAGTCCTTGGAAATGGACCATGAAGTACAGAGTGCTCCACATCGCCTCCTACAGGACCTGCGCAGCGCCATCAAGGACCTGATGGCACACATTAATGTCCCTGGCAATCAG gCACAGGACTTTCGTATTTACAGCCAGGAAGTGCTGGAGTTCGGAGAGAAAGTAtccttcctgctcctcctgccaCCTTCAGATGAAGTGTGCACAGCTCCTGGTCAGAATAACCCATACTCCCCCCGCTCTGGCTTCCACACCTTGCCCCTGCAGATCTTTGAACTGG TCCACTTTAATGCCTATTGCCCGAGTTTCATTGGCCAGTACTGCAGAGTATCAGCTTTGCTGGAGCTGGAGTCCCTCATGTCCCAACAGGCACTGAGGGAGGCCTTCTCTGAGGCTGAACTCCTTTCTGCTAAGAAGAAACACCAGCAGGTCCAGGAACACATACAG CAAATGGAGGAAGTGTGGCGTGATGCGAGGTGGATCATGGACGCCTTGCAGTATGCCCGCTACAAGCAGCCAACGGGAGGCCTCTTTATAAGCTGGATAATTGACTTCTCCACTGAAGTGATGCCCGACAAgcctccctccacctcctctcagcCAGACTTCATGCCCTCTCCCATGCCTTCACCTGAACCCTGCCGCAAACACTCAG ATTTTGCTGGACTATCAGACGAGGAGGGGTCATCTGAGGTCTTCCTCACCACCGACAGTGACTACGACTCCAGCCGTGCCCAGAGTCCCCGTGAGCTGGACCTGTTGCCCCCGTCGCCGCTCTCATCCTCTGTGCCGCTAGAGCCCCGTGGTTTCCTACGTAGTGACGGGAGCGGCTCAGGAGGAGGGATGTGTGGGGGTGGACGCGGAGGGGGAGCGCTAAGGGATTCCACGCCAGATGTCCTCCAGGCGTCAGAGCATCAGCACGGAAGGGAAGGCGAGCGGTGTGGCGGAGGCAGAGGAGTTCGGTGCGGAGGGGAAAGGCGAAGGGGTGCCCCGGAGCTGTTTGACAGTGATTTCATCCTGCCCAGCAGGCAGATCGAGCTGCTGCACATCACAGAGAAGAGACAGGCCTTCTGCGTGAGAACCAGTAGCCTGGAGTTCCCTTCCACCACCTCAGCCCACCACCGGCCTTACTGCTGCCACACAAATTGCCCCTCGCCCTCCACCTCGCCCCAGCGCAGATGGCACAGGCCTTCATCAGTGGAGCGCTGTTGCACAGCTGAACGCTGCCTACCGCCACTTCCACCAGCGCGTACGTTATCGGAGGACAGCGGCACACAGAGACTCTCCTCACCATCGCCTGCTGCCCTCAGGAAAGGCTGTCATGCCACACTCAGAGTGTACCCACAGTACCGCACAGGGCTGCCAAAGGAGACCAGTGTCAAG CTTTGTGTGACTCCAGGAACATCAGCGCGGGAGATGGTCCAGCTGGTGGTGCAGGAGATGAACGTAGTGTCTCGGCGCATGCTCGGCAGCAGCGGGGGCGGCAGTGAACAGGAGCAGTGTGTGTACTACAGTCCTGAACAGTTGATGCACTTTGGCCTTGTGCTGGTTGTGGACAATAGAGAAAAGTGGCTTCAGGATGATTTCTGTCCCCTGGAGCTCCAGAACCCCTGGCTGAGGGGCAAACTATGCGTTCGCATTAAGGAGTATTCGCCACTAGCGCTCACACACAGCCGGGCCACCACGGTGTGA
- the LOC123983184 gene encoding ankyrin repeat and fibronectin type-III domain-containing protein 1 isoform X3 — MEGEDEPQHGRCTEARPRSQSPFSHFRARAAYLRKSVSADDNLDMGSDYSSGTVVEGKPTRGSKGKLKRKFSLGSADRKENQHKKSESGISKFTHRLSLKERVVKAEKTSSDRPASYRRRSLSVDWADTAKMTQPMRGDQAHQAAPTRKSASLSSPSAARRLYRNLSGKFRVGTNPPALEDSVVSGRGGEKERLRKTTIFQSNEALFEAVEHQELDLVQLLLSQYSLEELDLNTPNSEGLLPLDIAVMTNNVPMAKLLLRAGAKESPHFVSLEGRAVHLATLVQEAEQRVSELQAQVGSDGPGEREGSDRERQLKAWEWRLRLFRRMQTGFEHANPPDAPSVARLSVSSSTSLRVDFQEPLCVNSAVVTKYKVSWSSAPSFSPLLGEMVVEDATLLQCNITGLTSGTYYYVQVSAYNMKGWGPPLVSTPACAAPSSWRDIDGRAPRQRGQKEALDQLLGQIKEAHRHCVCHEQCKAPPQGRKHSVSKSLRHLFQPTSKFVKSLKRGLYLTSIFYRDDSVLVTPEDQIPIVEVEDSYSSSLMQDFLWFTKVSYLWEEIPWLQQCLSPSQSSCSCTLQTRLKMLQAVSQLQGMLGTQDLGQVYFEPIKDKHGNALLVLLKDMNACPNLDGVRWTQLCKLQLQRKSISSPDEPTALDVLLITLHEKLAYHRRSRKTLSPGLYLGYLKLCTSVEQIRVLVPQKLPNILCHTKIRDNSNVSREEWQWLQALSSLEESLEMDHEVQSAPHRLLQDLRSAIKDLMAHINVPGNQAQDFRIYSQEVLEFGEKVSFLLLLPPSDEVCTAPGQNNPYSPRSGFHTLPLQIFELVHFNAYCPSFIGQYCRVSALLELESLMSQQALREAFSEAELLSAKKKHQQVQEHIQQMEEVWRDARWIMDALQYARYKQPTGGLFISWIIDFSTEVMPDKPPSTSSQPDFMPSPMPSPEPCRKHSDFAGLSDEEGSSEVFLTTDSDYDSSRAQSPRELDLLPPSPLSSSVPLEPRGFLRSDGSGSGGGMCGGGRGGGALRDSTPDVLQASEHQHGREGERCGGGRGVRCGGERRRGAPELFDSDFILPSRQIELLHITEKRQAFCVRTSSLEFPSTTSAHHRPYCCHTNCPSPSTSPQRRWHRPSSVERCCTAERCLPPLPPARTLSEDSGTQRLSSPSPAALRKGCHATLRVYPQYRTGLPKETSVKLCVTPGTSAREMVQLVVQEMNVVSRRMLGSSGGGSEQEQCVYYSPEQLMHFGLVLVVDNREKWLQDDFCPLELQNPWLRGKLCVRIKEYSPLALTHSRATTV; from the exons GGCTGACACTGCCAAGATGACGCAGCCCATGAGGGGGGACCAGGCCCACCAGGCGGCCCCAACCCGCAAGTCGGccagcctgtcctcaccaaGCGCGGCTCGCCGCCTGTACCGCAACTTGTCTGGAAAGTTCCGTGTGGGCACAAACCCCCCTGCCCTGGAGGACAGTGTGGTGTCAGGACGGGGAGGAGAAAAGGAGCGGCTGCGCAAAACCACCATA TTCCAGAGTAATGAAGCTTTGTTTGAGGCAGTGGAGCACCAGGAGTTGGACTTGGTACAGCTGCTTCTGTCCCAGTACAGTCTGGAGGAGCTGGACCTCAACACCCCAAACAGTGAGGGCCTCCTGCCCCTCGATATCGCTGTCATGACCAACAACGTGCCCATGGCCAAGCTGCTTCTGCGGGCTGGTGCCAAGGAGAGCCCCCACT TTGTGAGTCTAGAGGGCCGAGCAGTGCATTTGGCCACCTTGGTGCAGGAGGCTGAGCAGCGGGTGTCGGAGCTTCAGGCCCAGGTTGGAAGCGATGGTCCTGGTGAGCGGGAGGGATCTGACCGGGAGAGGCAGCTAAAGGCCTGGGAGTGGAGGCTCCGGCTCTTCCGACGCATGCAGACGGGCTTCGAGCATGCTA ACCCTCCAGACGCTCCCAGTGTAGCTCGCctgtctgtcagcagcagcaccagtctAAGGGTGGACTTCCAAGAACCTCTCTGCGTCAACTCTGCTGTGGTTACCAAGTACAAAG TGAGTTGGAGCAGTGCTCCTTCATTCAGTCCTTTGCTGGGTGAGATGGTGGTGGAGGATGCCACTCTGCTACAGTGCAACATCACTGGACTCACTTCT GGGACTTATTACTATGTCCAAGTGTCGGCCTACAACATGAAGGGCTGGGGGCCTCCACTAGTTTCGACCCCTGCCTGCGCTGCACCTTCCA GTTGGAGGGATATCGATGGCCGTGCTCCACGTCAGAGAGGCCAGAAGGAGGCACTAGACCAGCTACTTGGGCAGATAAAAGAAGCTCACCGCCACTGTGTCTGCCATG AACAGTGCAAAGCTCCACCACAAGGGAGGAAGCACTCAGTATCCAAAAGCCTGCGCCACCTCTTCCAACCCACCAGCAAATTTGTTAAAAGCTTGAAAAG AGGTCTCTATCTGACATCCATATTCTACAGAGATGACAGTGTCTTGGTGACGCCAGAGGATCAGATTCCTATTGTGGAGGTTGAAGATTCCTACTCCAGCTCGCTCATGCAGGACTTCCTCTGGTTTACCaag GTATCATATCTATGGGAGGAGATTCCCTGGCTGCAGCAGTGTCTCAGTCCTTCCCAGTCGTCCTGTTCCTGTACTCTGCAGACACGCCTCAAGATGCTGCAGGCTGTCTCCCAGCTACAG GGAATGCTGGGGACCCAAGACCTTGGTCAGGTGTATTTTGAGCCAATCAAAGACAAGCATGGTAATGCCCTGCTGGTGCTCCTGAAGGACATGAATGCCTGTCCCAACCTGGATGGGGTTCGCTGGACGCAGCTTTGCAAACTCCAGCTCCAACGCAAGTCCATCTCGTCCCCCGATGAGCCCACTGCCTTGGACGTGCTTCTCATCACACTCCAT GAGAAGCTGGCGTATCACAGGCGGAGCAGGAAGACCTTGTCTCCAGGCTTATACCTGGGCTACCTGAAGCTGTGTACATCAGTGGAGCAGATCAGAGTGCTGGTGCCCCAAAAACTCCCCAACATCCTCTGTCACACAAAAATTCGGGACAACAGCAATGTGTCCAG AGAGGAGTGGCAGTGGCTGCAAGCTCTCAGCTCTCTGGAGGAGTCCTTGGAAATGGACCATGAAGTACAGAGTGCTCCACATCGCCTCCTACAGGACCTGCGCAGCGCCATCAAGGACCTGATGGCACACATTAATGTCCCTGGCAATCAG gCACAGGACTTTCGTATTTACAGCCAGGAAGTGCTGGAGTTCGGAGAGAAAGTAtccttcctgctcctcctgccaCCTTCAGATGAAGTGTGCACAGCTCCTGGTCAGAATAACCCATACTCCCCCCGCTCTGGCTTCCACACCTTGCCCCTGCAGATCTTTGAACTGG TCCACTTTAATGCCTATTGCCCGAGTTTCATTGGCCAGTACTGCAGAGTATCAGCTTTGCTGGAGCTGGAGTCCCTCATGTCCCAACAGGCACTGAGGGAGGCCTTCTCTGAGGCTGAACTCCTTTCTGCTAAGAAGAAACACCAGCAGGTCCAGGAACACATACAG CAAATGGAGGAAGTGTGGCGTGATGCGAGGTGGATCATGGACGCCTTGCAGTATGCCCGCTACAAGCAGCCAACGGGAGGCCTCTTTATAAGCTGGATAATTGACTTCTCCACTGAAGTGATGCCCGACAAgcctccctccacctcctctcagcCAGACTTCATGCCCTCTCCCATGCCTTCACCTGAACCCTGCCGCAAACACTCAG ATTTTGCTGGACTATCAGACGAGGAGGGGTCATCTGAGGTCTTCCTCACCACCGACAGTGACTACGACTCCAGCCGTGCCCAGAGTCCCCGTGAGCTGGACCTGTTGCCCCCGTCGCCGCTCTCATCCTCTGTGCCGCTAGAGCCCCGTGGTTTCCTACGTAGTGACGGGAGCGGCTCAGGAGGAGGGATGTGTGGGGGTGGACGCGGAGGGGGAGCGCTAAGGGATTCCACGCCAGATGTCCTCCAGGCGTCAGAGCATCAGCACGGAAGGGAAGGCGAGCGGTGTGGCGGAGGCAGAGGAGTTCGGTGCGGAGGGGAAAGGCGAAGGGGTGCCCCGGAGCTGTTTGACAGTGATTTCATCCTGCCCAGCAGGCAGATCGAGCTGCTGCACATCACAGAGAAGAGACAGGCCTTCTGCGTGAGAACCAGTAGCCTGGAGTTCCCTTCCACCACCTCAGCCCACCACCGGCCTTACTGCTGCCACACAAATTGCCCCTCGCCCTCCACCTCGCCCCAGCGCAGATGGCACAGGCCTTCATCAGTGGAGCGCTGTTGCACAGCTGAACGCTGCCTACCGCCACTTCCACCAGCGCGTACGTTATCGGAGGACAGCGGCACACAGAGACTCTCCTCACCATCGCCTGCTGCCCTCAGGAAAGGCTGTCATGCCACACTCAGAGTGTACCCACAGTACCGCACAGGGCTGCCAAAGGAGACCAGTGTCAAG CTTTGTGTGACTCCAGGAACATCAGCGCGGGAGATGGTCCAGCTGGTGGTGCAGGAGATGAACGTAGTGTCTCGGCGCATGCTCGGCAGCAGCGGGGGCGGCAGTGAACAGGAGCAGTGTGTGTACTACAGTCCTGAACAGTTGATGCACTTTGGCCTTGTGCTGGTTGTGGACAATAGAGAAAAGTGGCTTCAGGATGATTTCTGTCCCCTGGAGCTCCAGAACCCCTGGCTGAGGGGCAAACTATGCGTTCGCATTAAGGAGTATTCGCCACTAGCGCTCACACACAGCCGGGCCACCACGGTGTGA